A window of Deltaproteobacteria bacterium genomic DNA:
GTCCGGGCCGAGACCATACTGGCTCCGCTGGTGGATGCCGCGGACGCCCTTTCCGGTGCGCGTCCCGGCGCGCGCCGCGAGATGCTGGAGACCTATATCAGACGGCTGGAGGAGCTGGAACGGATCAGCAACTCGTTCAAGGGGGTGGAAAAGTCCTACGCCGTCCAGGCGGGACGGGAGCTCAGGATCATCGTCCAGGCGGCCCAGGTGTCGGATGACGAGGCCGCGTCCATGGCCCGGGCCGTAGCCAAGAAGGTGGAGAAAGAAATGGCCTACCCGGGCCAGATCAAGGTGACGGTGATCCGAGAGACGCGGTCCGTCGAGTACGCGCGCTGATGGGAGGGTTTTCCGCCGAGATGAACATGAGCCCTGAAGAGCAACTGGAGCACCTGAAGCGCGGCGCGGTGGAGATCATTTCGGAGGAAGAGCTTCTCCGAAAACTCAGGAAAGGGACGCCTCTACGGGTCAAGGCGGGTTTCGACCCCACGGCGCCGGATCTGCACCTCGGCCACACCGTGCTCATCCAGAAGATGAAGCAGTTCCAGGAACTCGGCCACCAGGTAGTCTTTCTCATCGGTGATTTCACGGGGATGATCGGCGACCCGTCGGGCAAGTCCGAGATGCGCAAGCAACTCAGTCGAGAGGAGGTCCTGGAGAACGCGACCACGTACAAGGAGCAGATCTTCAAGATCCTGGATCCCGAGACCACGCTGGTGGACTTCAACAGCCGCTGGATGGAGCGGCTCGGGGCGGCCGGCCTGCTGGATCTGAGTGGCAAATACACCGTGGCCCGGATGCTGGAGCGGGACGACTTCAAGAAGCGGTACCACGCACGGGAACCCATCGGCATCCACGAGTTCATGTATCCCCTGATCCAGGGATACGACTCCGTGATGCTCGAAGCGGACGTCGAGTTGGGCGGGACCGATCAGAAATTCAACCTGCTGGTGGGGCGTGAGCTTCAGCGGGAGGCAGACATGGAACCTCAGGTAGTCTGCATGATGCCGCTGCTGGAGGGCACCGACGGCGTTCACAAGATGAGCAAGAGCCTCGACAACCACATCGGCATCGCCGCGCCTCCGGAAGAGATGTACGGCAGGACGATGTCGATTTCGGACGATCTCATGTGGCGCTACGCCGAGCTCCTGAGCGATCGCACGATGGAGGACATCGGCGGTGAGAAGTCCGCGGTGGCGGACGGTTCCGTTCATCCCATGAACGTGAAGAAGGCCCTCGCCGCGGAGATCGTGACGCGGTTTCACGGGCACGAGGCCGCCAAGTCGGCCCAGGAGTATTTCGAGACGCGGCATCAGCGCCGGAACATCCCGCGGGACATCCGCAAGAGCTTCTCGCCGCCCGATAGGATCTGGGTCTGCCAGTTGTTGCTGGACCTGGATTTCGCCCGGTCCAGGAGCGACGCGCGCCGCCTGGTGGCGCAACGCGCCGTGCGCGTGGACGGCGCCGTGGTGGACGATCCCAACTTCGAGTTCCACAAGGACGTCCACCGGGTGGTGGAGGTGGGCAAGAACCGTATCGCCCAGGTGGAGTAAGGGAAAAGTTTCCGCGGGCCTGTTGACATGGGTCCGGCTTTGGGATAAACAATGTCTTCTCTGCCGTAGGGGCAGGACAGCATCGGTCTTTGAAAACTAAATAGTAGCGCTGTCCCAAGTTGGGACAGAATAGGTTCAGGGCTCTCAATTTGTCGC
This region includes:
- the tyrS gene encoding tyrosine--tRNA ligase, with product MSPEEQLEHLKRGAVEIISEEELLRKLRKGTPLRVKAGFDPTAPDLHLGHTVLIQKMKQFQELGHQVVFLIGDFTGMIGDPSGKSEMRKQLSREEVLENATTYKEQIFKILDPETTLVDFNSRWMERLGAAGLLDLSGKYTVARMLERDDFKKRYHAREPIGIHEFMYPLIQGYDSVMLEADVELGGTDQKFNLLVGRELQREADMEPQVVCMMPLLEGTDGVHKMSKSLDNHIGIAAPPEEMYGRTMSISDDLMWRYAELLSDRTMEDIGGEKSAVADGSVHPMNVKKALAAEIVTRFHGHEAAKSAQEYFETRHQRRNIPRDIRKSFSPPDRIWVCQLLLDLDFARSRSDARRLVAQRAVRVDGAVVDDPNFEFHKDVHRVVEVGKNRIAQVE